One genomic segment of Streptomyces sp. NBC_00239 includes these proteins:
- a CDS encoding restriction endonuclease — MSRRSSGLVGNWAEAQRQQYQAQLVQQREGERRQRAYEREVARSEREHQAAYRRHREGEARRRTEQIEAEVARLQGMLAAGCRAPAFRMDTMRRPEDVEPFRPGALEQPVPMPELRHFQQQSGWSLSSGRRAQAEREAHARYTQAWQAAQAAEARRRADLAAYRAQYDRWAAEQLGGIRAHNEGLVELARSLRAGEAEAVVEYFSAALYASAAWPQELPRQVAAAYDGGARQLVLAWELPGFGIVPEAKSVRYVPSSDQEKETARPVTQRRALYRDALAQCLLLVLREVYAADEFGALESVVVNGFVDDHDPVTGRQAQLVLATVTAGRAAFEGLHLDRVSAVDCLVEGLRGQLSARPDLLTAVRPGRMPDEVGASSGVVTHGGAARGDEPDLFAMDPIDFENLVAELFRAMGMEAVTTQRSGDGGVDVAAVDPAPIRGGRIVVQVKRYRNTVPPTAVRDLYGTVQDAGANKGVLVTTSSFGPSSHQFAEGKPLELVSGPDLVELLHRHGLRGRLGGGSAAGAAPRGDATGPAGTVADTAGPADAAGQADAAGPADLAETAVLPATAAARDAAAAESGAATGGDGDGDHNILGMTWAGPVALDVCALVCAGGRALGDDHFVYFNNPQTPDGAVRARPRAAPDKAAVEVSFDALPDRADRLVLAAAVDPEVNPEADLAGFTRAAIRLLDASGRELGRLDVSDGRPGETALVLGSFRRRAGGDWDFVAGGKGYPGGLADLLGDYGIDVA; from the coding sequence ATGAGCCGTCGATCGAGTGGGCTGGTCGGCAACTGGGCCGAGGCCCAGCGGCAGCAGTACCAGGCGCAGCTGGTGCAGCAGCGGGAGGGCGAGCGCCGGCAGCGGGCGTACGAGCGGGAGGTCGCGCGCAGTGAGCGCGAGCACCAGGCCGCCTACCGCCGGCACCGCGAGGGCGAGGCCCGGCGGCGCACCGAGCAGATCGAGGCCGAAGTGGCCCGGCTGCAGGGCATGCTGGCGGCCGGCTGCCGTGCGCCCGCGTTCCGGATGGACACCATGCGCCGCCCCGAAGACGTGGAACCGTTCCGTCCGGGCGCGTTGGAGCAGCCCGTGCCGATGCCGGAACTGCGGCACTTCCAGCAGCAGAGCGGCTGGTCCCTGAGCTCCGGCCGCCGCGCGCAAGCCGAGCGGGAGGCACACGCCCGCTACACGCAGGCCTGGCAGGCGGCCCAGGCCGCGGAGGCCCGCCGCCGGGCGGACCTGGCGGCGTACCGCGCCCAGTACGACCGGTGGGCGGCCGAGCAGCTCGGCGGGATCCGCGCGCACAACGAAGGGCTCGTGGAGCTGGCCCGTTCGCTGCGCGCGGGTGAGGCCGAGGCGGTGGTGGAGTACTTCTCCGCGGCGCTGTACGCGTCCGCGGCCTGGCCGCAGGAGCTGCCGCGGCAGGTGGCGGCGGCGTACGACGGCGGCGCCCGACAGCTGGTGCTGGCCTGGGAGCTGCCCGGCTTCGGCATCGTGCCGGAGGCCAAGTCGGTGCGGTACGTGCCGAGCTCCGACCAGGAGAAGGAGACGGCCCGCCCGGTCACCCAGCGGCGCGCGCTGTACCGCGACGCGCTCGCGCAGTGCCTGCTGCTGGTGCTGCGCGAGGTGTACGCGGCCGACGAGTTCGGCGCGCTGGAGTCGGTCGTGGTCAACGGGTTCGTGGACGACCACGATCCGGTGACGGGCCGGCAGGCACAACTGGTGCTGGCGACGGTCACCGCCGGCCGGGCCGCCTTCGAGGGCCTGCACCTGGACCGGGTGAGCGCGGTGGACTGCCTGGTCGAGGGGCTGCGGGGGCAGTTGTCCGCCCGCCCGGACCTCCTGACCGCGGTACGACCCGGCCGGATGCCCGACGAGGTCGGAGCCTCGTCCGGGGTGGTCACGCACGGCGGGGCGGCGCGGGGCGACGAGCCCGACCTGTTCGCGATGGACCCGATCGACTTCGAGAACCTGGTCGCCGAGCTGTTCCGGGCGATGGGCATGGAAGCGGTCACCACCCAGCGGTCGGGCGACGGCGGCGTGGACGTGGCGGCGGTGGACCCGGCACCGATCCGGGGCGGCCGGATCGTGGTGCAGGTCAAGCGCTACCGGAACACGGTGCCGCCGACCGCGGTGCGGGACCTGTACGGGACGGTCCAGGACGCCGGCGCCAACAAGGGCGTGCTGGTGACGACCTCGTCGTTCGGGCCGAGTTCGCACCAGTTCGCCGAGGGCAAGCCGCTGGAGCTGGTGTCCGGGCCGGACCTGGTCGAGCTCCTGCACCGGCACGGACTGCGCGGCCGGCTGGGCGGCGGGTCCGCCGCCGGGGCGGCTCCGCGCGGGGATGCGACCGGTCCGGCCGGCACGGTTGCCGATACGGCTGGTCCGGCCGATGCGGCAGGTCAGGCTGATGCGGCAGGTCCGGCCGATCTGGCAGAAACGGCAGTCCTGCCCGCCACGGCGGCCGCGCGGGACGCGGCGGCCGCGGAGTCCGGTGCGGCCACGGGCGGGGACGGGGACGGGGACCACAACATCCTGGGCATGACCTGGGCCGGCCCGGTGGCCCTCGACGTGTGCGCCCTGGTGTGCGCGGGCGGCCGCGCGCTGGGCGACGACCACTTCGTCTACTTCAACAACCCGCAGACCCCGGACGGTGCGGTGCGCGCCCGCCCGCGGGCCGCGCCCGACAAGGCGGCCGTCGAGGTCTCCTTCGACGCGCTGCCGGACCGGGCGGACCGGCTGGTGCTGGCCGCCGCGGTGGACCCGGAGGTGAACCCGGAGGCCGACCTGGCCGGCTTCACCCGGGCTGCGATACGGCTGCTGGACGCCTCCGGCCGGGAACTCGGCCGGCTCGACGTCTCCGACGGCCGGCCGGGCGAAACGGCCCTGGTGCTCGGGTCCTTCCGGCGGCGCGCCGGCGGCGACTGGGACTTCGTGGCCGGCGGCAAGGGCTACCCGGGCGGCCTGGCGGACCTGCTCGGCGACTACGGCATCGACGTGGCCTGA
- a CDS encoding CobW family GTP-binding protein produces MTSRQPIPVVVLAGFLGSGKTTLLNHLLRSSRGTRIGVVVNDFGSIEIDAMKVAGQVGDSMVSLGGGCLCCAVDGSELDAYLDKLSRPEHRIDVIVIEASGLAEPQEMIRMLVAGENPAVRYGGMVEVVDAAEFDATRARHPETDRHLTVADLVVLNKTDRVPAAEVARIEQVVAGLSPGTPLVRADHGRIDPGLLFDRRPWTETRGQLSFEDLVAEAEEHAHAADHEGHAHTAYESVEFETDQAMNPRRFIDFLDRRPAGLYRIKGHVRFGVPGHGEKYEIHAVGRFLRFEPLPWGRGEPRLSRLVLIGSGTDGPALRAGLEGCREPRPQDLSPDTMWGVLRYVDRREPADGTDSTDAGEGAEDVGGPDWSAPPTETGPYDPYDPPGVSGPSGADAQATSMP; encoded by the coding sequence GTGACCAGCAGGCAGCCCATCCCCGTCGTCGTCCTCGCCGGATTCCTCGGATCCGGCAAGACCACCCTCCTCAACCACCTGCTGCGCAGCAGCCGGGGCACCCGGATCGGGGTGGTCGTCAACGACTTCGGATCGATCGAGATCGACGCGATGAAGGTCGCGGGCCAGGTCGGCGACTCGATGGTCTCGCTCGGCGGCGGTTGTCTGTGCTGCGCGGTCGACGGCAGCGAGCTCGACGCCTATCTGGACAAGCTGTCCCGCCCCGAGCACCGGATCGACGTGATCGTGATCGAGGCGAGCGGGCTGGCGGAGCCGCAGGAGATGATCCGGATGCTGGTGGCCGGCGAGAACCCGGCGGTCCGGTACGGCGGCATGGTGGAGGTCGTGGACGCGGCGGAGTTCGACGCCACCCGGGCCCGGCACCCCGAGACCGACCGCCATCTGACCGTCGCCGACCTCGTCGTCCTCAACAAGACCGACCGCGTCCCGGCCGCCGAGGTGGCGCGGATCGAACAGGTCGTGGCGGGTCTGTCCCCGGGAACCCCGCTGGTCCGGGCCGACCACGGCCGGATCGACCCCGGTCTGCTCTTCGACCGCAGGCCGTGGACCGAGACCCGCGGCCAGCTCTCCTTCGAGGACCTCGTCGCGGAAGCCGAGGAGCACGCGCACGCGGCCGACCACGAGGGGCACGCGCACACGGCGTACGAGAGCGTGGAGTTCGAGACGGACCAGGCGATGAACCCGCGCCGGTTCATCGACTTCCTCGACCGGCGGCCGGCCGGCCTCTACCGGATCAAGGGCCACGTCCGCTTCGGGGTGCCCGGCCACGGGGAGAAGTACGAGATCCACGCGGTGGGCCGGTTCCTGCGCTTCGAGCCGCTGCCCTGGGGCCGGGGGGAGCCGAGGCTGAGCCGGCTCGTGCTGATCGGCTCCGGCACCGACGGCCCGGCCCTGCGCGCGGGGCTGGAGGGCTGCCGCGAACCGCGCCCGCAGGACCTGAGCCCGGACACCATGTGGGGCGTCCTGCGCTACGTGGACCGGCGGGAGCCGGCGGACGGCACGGACAGCACGGACGCCGGCGAGGGTGCAGAGGACGTCGGCGGGCCGGACTGGTCCGCCCCGCCGACCGAGACCGGCCCGTACGACCCATACGACCCGCCCGGCGTGTCCGGCCCGTCCGGTGCGGACGCTCAGGCCACGTCGATGCCGTAG
- a CDS encoding sensor histidine kinase, giving the protein MQLAIAAGVTVLATGLFLAPLGSQLDDQAMRRALAIAQSTAADPRLAADVLAHRAVPQSPVQATAERVRGATGAEYVVVLDLQGIRRSHPSRERIGRHVSTDPAEALAGREVMEIDDGTLGRSARGKVPLRAADGRIVGAVSVGIAYDSVRDRLLGAIPGLLAYAGGALAAGALAAYLISRRIQRQTRDLAFSDISALLTERETMLHSLREGVVALDSDGRIRLVNDEAQRLLGLGPDAAGRPLDEVLGSGRTTDVLAGRVTGEDLLTVRGSRVLVANRMPTEDGGAVATLRDRTELEQLGRELDSTRGLIDALRAQDHEHANRLHTLLGLLELGLHEEAAAYVTEVVGVHRTTAEQVTEKVRDPLLAALLVGKATVAAERGVPLRLSADTLLPDRLVDPGGLVTILGNLVDNALDAAAGSPDPRVEVELQAEGHAVVLRVRDSGPGVPAGQREQIFTEGWTTKRPQPQAHGKRGLGLALVRRLAERQGGSARAGAAADGGAEFAVVLPEALR; this is encoded by the coding sequence ATGCAGCTGGCGATCGCCGCCGGCGTCACCGTGCTGGCCACCGGCCTGTTCCTCGCACCGCTCGGCAGCCAGCTCGACGACCAGGCCATGCGCCGCGCCCTCGCCATCGCGCAGAGCACCGCGGCCGACCCCCGACTGGCGGCCGACGTGCTGGCCCACCGCGCCGTCCCGCAGAGCCCCGTACAGGCCACCGCGGAACGCGTGCGCGGGGCCACCGGGGCCGAGTACGTGGTGGTCCTCGACCTCCAGGGCATCCGGCGCTCGCACCCCAGCCGGGAGCGCATCGGCCGGCACGTCTCCACCGACCCCGCCGAGGCCCTCGCCGGCCGGGAGGTCATGGAGATCGACGACGGCACGCTGGGGCGGTCGGCCCGCGGCAAGGTCCCGCTGCGCGCCGCGGACGGCCGGATCGTCGGGGCGGTGTCCGTCGGCATCGCGTACGACAGCGTCCGCGACCGGCTGCTCGGGGCCATCCCCGGCCTGTTGGCGTACGCCGGCGGAGCCCTGGCCGCGGGGGCGCTCGCCGCGTACCTGATCTCCCGCCGCATCCAGCGCCAGACCCGCGACCTGGCCTTCTCCGACATCTCCGCCCTGCTCACCGAACGCGAGACGATGCTCCACTCGCTCCGCGAGGGCGTCGTCGCACTCGACTCGGACGGCCGGATCCGGCTCGTGAACGACGAGGCGCAGCGGCTGCTCGGTCTCGGTCCGGACGCGGCCGGGCGCCCCCTGGACGAGGTGCTCGGCAGCGGGCGCACCACCGACGTCCTCGCGGGCCGGGTCACCGGCGAGGACCTCCTGACCGTCCGGGGCTCCCGCGTCCTGGTCGCCAACCGGATGCCCACCGAGGACGGCGGCGCCGTCGCCACCCTGCGCGACCGCACCGAGCTGGAGCAGCTCGGCCGGGAGCTGGATTCCACCCGCGGCCTCATCGACGCGCTGCGCGCCCAGGACCACGAGCACGCCAACCGGCTGCACACCCTGCTCGGCCTGCTGGAGCTGGGACTCCACGAGGAGGCGGCCGCCTACGTCACCGAGGTGGTGGGGGTGCACCGGACCACGGCCGAGCAGGTCACCGAGAAGGTCCGGGATCCGCTGCTGGCGGCCCTTCTGGTCGGCAAGGCGACGGTCGCGGCCGAGCGCGGCGTGCCGCTGCGGCTCTCCGCGGACACCCTCCTCCCCGACCGCCTGGTGGACCCGGGCGGTCTCGTCACGATCCTCGGCAATCTCGTCGACAACGCGCTGGACGCGGCGGCGGGCTCCCCGGACCCGCGCGTCGAGGTGGAACTGCAGGCCGAAGGGCACGCCGTCGTGCTCCGGGTCCGCGACAGCGGGCCCGGCGTACCCGCGGGGCAGCGCGAGCAGATCTTCACCGAGGGCTGGACCACGAAGCGGCCCCAGCCGCAGGCGCACGGCAAGCGCGGCCTCGGACTCGCGCTGGTGCGCCGCCTGGCGGAGCGGCAGGGCGGCAGCGCCCGGGCCGGGGCGGCGGCCGACGGCGGGGCGGAATTCGCCGTCGTCCTCCCGGAGGCGCTGCGGTGA
- a CDS encoding response regulator: MIDVLVVDDDQRVALINAAYVAKVPGFRAVARVHSVAEALEFLGSHPVDLLLLDHYLPDGNGLDLVRRLRQLGHHADVIMVTAARDLATVQSAMRLGALQYLVKPFAFAGLRAKLEAYAALRRTLAAGGEAEQAEVDRIFGALAAAGAPVELPKGHSPTTAELVRQVLLAAGDTLSTQEIADRAGVSRQTAQRYLKLLERSGRVRLTLRYGETGRPEHRYAWVAAGPQA; encoded by the coding sequence GTGATCGACGTACTCGTGGTGGACGACGACCAGCGTGTTGCCCTGATCAACGCGGCCTATGTGGCGAAGGTTCCCGGCTTCCGCGCCGTGGCCCGGGTCCACTCCGTGGCCGAGGCGCTGGAGTTCCTCGGGAGTCACCCGGTGGACCTGTTGCTGCTGGACCACTACCTGCCCGACGGGAACGGCCTCGACCTCGTACGCCGGCTGCGGCAGCTCGGCCACCACGCCGACGTGATCATGGTGACGGCCGCCCGGGACCTGGCCACCGTCCAATCCGCGATGCGCCTCGGCGCCCTCCAGTACCTGGTCAAGCCGTTCGCCTTCGCCGGGCTGCGGGCGAAGCTGGAGGCGTACGCGGCGCTGCGCCGCACCCTGGCGGCGGGCGGCGAGGCGGAACAGGCCGAGGTGGACCGGATCTTCGGGGCGCTCGCTGCGGCCGGCGCCCCCGTGGAACTCCCCAAGGGCCACTCCCCCACCACCGCCGAACTGGTCCGGCAGGTCCTGCTGGCCGCCGGAGACACGCTGTCCACCCAGGAGATCGCCGACCGGGCGGGCGTGAGCCGGCAGACCGCCCAGCGCTATCTGAAGCTCCTGGAGCGCAGCGGCCGGGTCCGCCTGACCCTGCGCTACGGCGAAACCGGCCGCCCCGAGCACCGCTACGCGTGGGTGGCGGCCGGTCCGCAGGCCTGA
- a CDS encoding solute symporter family protein, whose product MSTGHQTLALLLFSSFVAVTLAITTWVSRNRRGSAEEFYAGGRLFSPMENGFAIAGDYMSAASFLGISGLIALFGYDGLLYSVGFLVAWLVVLFLVAELVRNCGRFTLADVVAARMSERPVRIAAGTSSVTVSVLYLIAQMVGAGSLVSLLLGGSSAAARAWTVIGVGALMVIYVSFGGMRATTWIQIVKAVLLMGGAIALTVLVLVNFHGNFNQLLTSAAERSGHGDRFLGPGLKYGGDWTARFDFLSLGLALVLGTAGLPHILSRFYTVPTARAARRSVVWAIGLIGGFYLMTIVLGFGAAALVGPEEVRASNAAGNTAVPLLALFLGGGSGTTGGTVLFAVVAAIAFATILAVVAGITLASSASVAHDLYASLKRKHAKQRSEVAVARTAAVGIGAVAIGLGLLAQDLNVAFLVGLAFAVAASANLPVLLYSLFWRGFTTRGAVWSVYGGLVPAVVLVLLSPVVSGSPAALFPGVDFQVFPLQNPGIVSIPLGFLAGWLGTVTSREVPDEARHAETEVRSLTGAGAV is encoded by the coding sequence CTGTCGACCGGTCATCAGACCCTCGCCCTGCTCCTCTTCAGCAGTTTCGTCGCGGTCACCCTGGCCATCACCACCTGGGTGAGCCGCAACCGGCGCGGGTCGGCCGAGGAGTTCTACGCGGGCGGCCGCCTGTTCTCTCCCATGGAGAACGGTTTCGCCATCGCCGGCGACTACATGTCCGCGGCCTCCTTCCTGGGCATCTCCGGCCTCATCGCGCTGTTCGGCTACGACGGCCTGCTGTACTCCGTCGGCTTCCTCGTGGCCTGGCTCGTCGTGCTCTTCCTGGTCGCCGAACTGGTCCGCAACTGCGGCCGGTTCACGCTCGCCGACGTGGTGGCGGCCCGGATGAGCGAGCGTCCCGTACGGATCGCCGCCGGCACCTCGTCCGTGACCGTCTCCGTGCTGTACCTCATCGCGCAGATGGTCGGCGCGGGCAGCCTGGTGTCCCTGCTGCTCGGCGGGAGCAGCGCCGCGGCCCGGGCCTGGACGGTGATCGGCGTCGGCGCGCTGATGGTGATCTACGTGTCCTTCGGCGGCATGCGCGCCACCACGTGGATCCAGATCGTCAAGGCGGTGCTGCTCATGGGCGGTGCCATCGCGCTGACCGTGCTGGTGCTGGTGAACTTCCACGGGAACTTCAACCAGTTGCTCACCAGCGCCGCCGAACGCAGCGGGCACGGCGACAGGTTCCTCGGCCCCGGACTGAAGTACGGCGGCGACTGGACGGCACGCTTCGACTTCCTGAGCCTCGGCCTCGCGCTCGTCCTGGGCACGGCCGGGCTGCCGCACATCCTGTCCCGCTTCTACACCGTGCCGACCGCGCGCGCCGCCCGCCGCTCGGTGGTCTGGGCGATCGGCCTCATCGGTGGCTTCTACCTGATGACCATCGTGCTCGGCTTCGGCGCGGCCGCCCTGGTCGGACCCGAGGAGGTACGCGCCTCCAACGCGGCCGGGAACACCGCCGTACCGCTGCTCGCCCTGTTCCTGGGCGGCGGCAGCGGCACCACCGGCGGCACCGTGCTGTTCGCCGTGGTCGCGGCCATCGCCTTCGCCACCATCCTCGCGGTGGTGGCCGGCATCACCCTCGCGTCCTCCGCCTCCGTCGCCCACGACCTGTACGCCTCGCTGAAGCGCAAGCACGCCAAGCAGCGCAGCGAGGTGGCGGTGGCCCGGACCGCCGCGGTGGGCATCGGCGCCGTCGCGATCGGGCTCGGGCTGCTCGCCCAGGACCTCAACGTCGCCTTCCTGGTCGGCCTCGCCTTCGCGGTCGCCGCCTCGGCCAACCTGCCGGTGCTGCTCTACTCGCTCTTCTGGCGGGGGTTCACCACCCGCGGTGCCGTCTGGTCGGTGTACGGGGGACTCGTCCCGGCCGTCGTGCTGGTGCTGCTGTCGCCCGTGGTGTCCGGCAGCCCCGCGGCGCTGTTCCCCGGCGTGGACTTCCAGGTCTTCCCGCTGCAGAACCCGGGGATCGTCTCCATCCCGCTCGGCTTCCTGGCCGGCTGGCTGGGCACCGTCACCTCGCGCGAGGTGCCCGACGAGGCCCGGCACGCCGAGACCGAGGTGCGCTCCCTGACGGGGGCCGGGGCGGTCTGA
- a CDS encoding DUF485 domain-containing protein, translated as MDKHEGRDAGTIRLDDPWYDALASGWGEGAEAAAPPTADPRGAAGSDGSGPGRAVPGHPGPAGRPVSGAAEIYLEVQRSAAFQEVRSRYRRFVVPATLAFLAWYLAYVLTAVAAPGLMARPVFGAVNVALIAGLGQFLSTFLLTWAYARHARLRRDRAALDLRWTVFEQERGREQGRRGRERGR; from the coding sequence GTGGACAAGCACGAAGGGCGTGACGCCGGAACGATCCGGCTGGACGATCCCTGGTACGACGCGCTCGCGTCCGGCTGGGGTGAGGGCGCCGAAGCCGCCGCGCCGCCCACGGCGGACCCGCGCGGCGCCGCCGGATCCGACGGCTCCGGGCCCGGCCGCGCCGTCCCCGGCCACCCCGGACCCGCGGGCCGGCCGGTCTCCGGCGCGGCCGAGATCTACCTGGAAGTGCAGCGCAGCGCCGCCTTCCAGGAGGTGCGCAGCCGCTACCGCCGGTTCGTCGTCCCCGCCACCCTCGCCTTCCTCGCCTGGTACCTCGCGTACGTGCTCACGGCGGTGGCCGCTCCCGGGCTGATGGCCCGCCCGGTGTTCGGCGCCGTCAACGTCGCGCTGATCGCGGGACTCGGGCAGTTCCTCTCCACCTTCCTGCTGACCTGGGCCTACGCCCGGCACGCCCGGCTGCGCCGGGACCGGGCGGCGCTCGACCTGCGCTGGACGGTGTTCGAGCAGGAGCGCGGACGGGAGCAGGGCCGGCGCGGACGGGAGCGCGGGCGGTGA
- a CDS encoding DNA gyrase/topoisomerase IV subunit B, with translation MTADTSVPSSALLSGADRDGSNYTARHLLVLEGLEAVRKRPGMYIGSTDSRGLMHCLWEIIDNSVDEALGGYCDHIEVILHEDSSVEVRDNGRGIPVDVEPKTGLSGVEVVMTKLHAGGKFGGGSYAASGGLHGVGASVVNALSARLDVEVDRNGATHAISFRRGVPGMFTEQGPEAPFDPANGLLKGKRVPKTRTGTRVRYWADRQIFLKEARLSLDTLYQRARQTAFLVPGLTLVVRDERAIDGAGKTEEVFRYDGGISEFCEYLTQDKPVCDVLRLTGQGTFKETVPVLDERGHMTPTEVTRELGVDIALRWGTGYDTSVKSFVNIIATPKGGTHVSGFERSVAKTVNEVLRSSKLLRVAEDDVVKDDAMEGMTAVVTVRLAEPQFEGQTKEVLGTSAATRIVSAVVAKELKAFLTSTKRDDKQQARAVMEKIVAAARTRIAARQHKDAQRRKTALESSSLPAKLADCRSDDVERSELFIVEGDSALGTAKLARNSEFQALLPIRGKILNVQKSSVSDMLKNAECGAIIQVIGAGSGRTFDIDAARYGKIVLLVDADVDGAHIRCLLLTLFQRYMRPMVEAGRVFAAVPPLHRIELVQPKKGQDKYVYTYSDNELRQTLLEYQRKGVRYKDSIQRYKGLGEMDADQLAETTMDPRHRTLRRINIGDLDSAEQVFDLLMGNEVAPRKEFITSSAATLDRSRIDA, from the coding sequence GTGACCGCCGACACGTCCGTGCCTTCCAGCGCGCTGCTGTCCGGAGCAGACCGCGACGGCTCCAACTACACCGCGCGGCACCTGCTCGTCCTCGAAGGGCTTGAAGCGGTCCGCAAGCGGCCCGGCATGTACATCGGGTCCACGGACAGCCGGGGCCTCATGCACTGCCTCTGGGAGATCATCGACAACTCCGTCGACGAGGCCCTGGGCGGCTACTGCGACCACATCGAGGTGATCCTCCACGAGGACAGCTCGGTCGAGGTCCGGGACAACGGCCGCGGAATCCCGGTCGACGTCGAGCCCAAGACCGGCCTGTCCGGCGTCGAGGTCGTCATGACCAAGCTGCACGCCGGCGGCAAGTTCGGCGGCGGCTCGTACGCGGCCTCCGGCGGCCTGCACGGCGTGGGCGCCTCCGTGGTGAACGCGCTGTCCGCCCGCCTCGACGTCGAGGTCGACCGCAACGGTGCCACGCACGCGATCAGCTTCCGCCGCGGCGTCCCCGGCATGTTCACCGAGCAGGGCCCCGAGGCCCCCTTCGACCCGGCGAACGGGCTGCTCAAGGGCAAGCGCGTACCCAAGACCCGCACCGGCACCCGGGTGCGCTACTGGGCCGACCGGCAGATCTTCCTCAAGGAGGCCCGGCTCTCGCTGGACACGCTCTACCAGCGCGCCCGCCAGACCGCCTTCCTGGTGCCCGGCCTGACCCTCGTGGTCCGCGACGAGCGGGCCATCGACGGCGCCGGCAAGACCGAGGAGGTCTTCCGGTACGACGGGGGCATCAGCGAGTTCTGCGAGTACCTCACCCAGGACAAGCCCGTCTGCGACGTGCTGCGCCTGACCGGCCAGGGCACCTTCAAGGAGACCGTGCCGGTCCTCGACGAGCGCGGCCACATGACCCCCACCGAGGTCACCCGTGAGCTCGGGGTGGACATCGCGCTGCGCTGGGGCACCGGCTACGACACCTCGGTCAAGTCCTTCGTCAACATCATCGCCACCCCCAAGGGCGGCACGCACGTCTCCGGCTTCGAGCGCTCGGTCGCCAAGACGGTCAACGAGGTGCTGCGCTCGTCGAAGCTGCTGCGGGTCGCCGAGGACGACGTCGTCAAGGACGACGCCATGGAGGGCATGACCGCGGTCGTGACCGTCCGGCTCGCCGAGCCGCAGTTCGAGGGCCAGACCAAGGAGGTGCTCGGTACCTCGGCGGCCACCCGGATCGTCTCGGCCGTCGTCGCCAAGGAGCTCAAGGCGTTCCTGACCTCCACCAAGCGGGACGACAAGCAGCAGGCCCGCGCCGTGATGGAGAAGATCGTCGCGGCCGCCCGCACCCGGATCGCCGCCCGCCAGCACAAGGACGCCCAGCGCCGCAAGACCGCGCTGGAGTCGTCCTCGCTGCCGGCCAAGCTGGCCGACTGCCGCAGCGACGACGTGGAGCGCAGCGAGCTCTTCATCGTCGAGGGCGACTCCGCGCTCGGCACCGCCAAGCTCGCCCGGAACTCCGAATTCCAGGCGCTCCTGCCGATCCGCGGCAAGATCCTCAACGTCCAGAAGTCGTCGGTCTCGGACATGCTCAAGAACGCCGAGTGCGGGGCGATCATCCAGGTCATAGGGGCCGGCTCGGGCCGGACCTTCGACATCGACGCGGCGCGCTACGGCAAGATCGTCCTGCTCGTCGACGCCGATGTCGACGGTGCGCACATCCGCTGCCTGCTCCTGACGCTCTTCCAGCGGTACATGCGGCCGATGGTCGAGGCCGGCCGGGTCTTCGCCGCCGTGCCGCCGCTGCACCGCATCGAGCTGGTCCAGCCCAAGAAGGGCCAGGACAAGTACGTCTACACGTACTCGGACAACGAGCTGCGCCAGACGCTGCTGGAGTACCAGCGCAAGGGGGTCCGCTACAAGGACTCCATCCAGCGCTACAAGGGCCTCGGCGAGATGGACGCCGACCAGCTCGCGGAGACCACCATGGACCCGCGCCACCGCACGCTGCGGCGGATCAACATCGGCGACCTGGACTCGGCCGAGCAGGTCTTCGACCTGCTGATGGGCAACGAGGTCGCGCCGCGCAAGGAGTTCATCACCAGCTCGGCGGCCACCCTGGACCGCTCGCGCATCGACGCCTGA
- a CDS encoding DUF7455 domain-containing protein, translating into MTTVLTPATPLTAADRCDRCGAQAYLRVVLLSGGELLFCAHHGRKFEPELKKIAAEIQDETERLTAAPASADTEDR; encoded by the coding sequence GTGACTACTGTTCTGACACCCGCGACCCCGCTGACGGCCGCTGACCGATGCGACCGTTGCGGCGCCCAGGCATATCTGCGCGTCGTCCTGCTGAGCGGCGGTGAGCTGCTCTTCTGCGCCCACCACGGACGCAAGTTCGAGCCGGAACTCAAGAAGATCGCCGCGGAAATACAGGATGAGACTGAGCGGCTCACGGCCGCTCCGGCCAGCGCCGACACCGAGGACCGCTGA